One segment of Streptosporangium brasiliense DNA contains the following:
- the rplF gene encoding 50S ribosomal protein L6: protein MSRIGRLPIPVPNGVDVAIDGRDVTVKGPKGTLSHTVAEPIDVAKGDDGAVTVTRPNDENKVRALHGLSRTLIANMVTGVTQGYSKTLEIVGVGYRVQAKSPTQLEFALGFSHPVIVDAPEGVTFRVEKPTLFHVDGIDKQKVGEIAANIRKLRKPDPYKGKGVRYQGEVIRRKVGKAGK, encoded by the coding sequence ATGTCACGTATCGGACGGCTGCCCATCCCTGTACCGAACGGCGTGGACGTCGCCATCGACGGCCGGGACGTCACGGTCAAGGGCCCCAAGGGCACGCTCTCTCACACGGTCGCGGAGCCGATCGACGTCGCCAAGGGCGACGACGGCGCCGTCACCGTCACTCGTCCCAACGACGAGAACAAGGTCCGTGCGCTGCACGGCCTGTCCCGCACGCTGATCGCCAACATGGTGACCGGTGTGACCCAGGGTTACTCCAAGACCCTGGAGATCGTGGGCGTCGGTTACCGCGTTCAGGCCAAGAGCCCGACTCAGCTCGAGTTCGCTCTCGGCTTCAGCCACCCGGTGATCGTCGACGCCCCCGAGGGTGTCACCTTCCGCGTCGAGAAGCCGACCCTGTTCCACGTGGACGGCATCGACAAGCAGAAGGTCGGCGAGATCGCCGCGAACATCCGCAAGTTGCGCAAGCCCGACCCCTACAAGGGCAAGGGTGTGCGTTACCAGGGCGAGGTTATCCGCCGCAAGGTCGGAAAGGCTGGTAAGTAG
- a CDS encoding type Z 30S ribosomal protein S14 has product MAKTSLKVKAARKAKFEVRAYTRCSRCGRPRAVYRKFGLCRICFREMAHRGELPGITKSSW; this is encoded by the coding sequence ATGGCGAAGACGTCGCTCAAGGTCAAGGCTGCTCGCAAGGCCAAGTTCGAGGTCCGGGCGTACACTCGGTGCTCGCGCTGTGGTCGTCCCCGCGCCGTCTACAGGAAGTTCGGCCTGTGCCGCATCTGCTTCCGCGAGATGGCGCACCGGGGCGAGCTGCCTGGCATCACCAAGTCCAGCTGGTAG
- a CDS encoding adenylate kinase: MRLVLVGPPGAGKGTQAQFIASNLSIPKISTGDIFRANVSGGTELGKLAKEYMDRGDLVPDEVTIAMVRDRLSESDAQDGFLLDGFPRNVPQAEILKKMLAEFGVALDIVLELVVDDEEVVRRLAGRRTCSQCGRIWHVDFDDKKDDVCDACGGRLYQRDDDKEATVRHRLEVYQEQTAPLVSFYADEGILVGVDATGPVEEVTQRAMEALGPYTD; this comes from the coding sequence GTGCGTCTCGTCCTGGTGGGGCCCCCCGGAGCGGGTAAGGGGACGCAGGCCCAGTTCATCGCATCGAACCTGTCCATCCCGAAGATCTCGACAGGTGACATTTTCCGTGCCAACGTCTCGGGCGGCACGGAGCTCGGCAAGCTTGCCAAGGAATACATGGACCGTGGCGACCTCGTGCCCGACGAGGTCACCATCGCGATGGTCCGCGACCGGCTCTCGGAGAGCGACGCGCAGGACGGTTTCCTGCTCGACGGCTTCCCCAGGAACGTGCCCCAGGCCGAGATCCTGAAGAAGATGCTCGCGGAGTTCGGTGTCGCCCTGGACATCGTCCTGGAGCTCGTGGTCGACGACGAGGAAGTCGTGCGCCGGTTGGCCGGCCGCAGGACCTGCAGCCAGTGCGGCCGCATCTGGCACGTCGACTTCGACGACAAGAAGGACGACGTCTGCGACGCCTGCGGTGGACGGCTCTACCAGCGTGACGACGACAAGGAGGCGACCGTCCGGCACCGGCTGGAGGTCTACCAGGAGCAGACCGCTCCGCTCGTCTCCTTCTACGCCGACGAGGGCATCCTCGTCGGGGTGGACGCGACCGGCCCGGTGGAAGAGGTCAC
- the rplE gene encoding 50S ribosomal protein L5, with translation MTANTTESVETGRPIPRLKQRYREEIIAKLNEQFGFENIMLVPTITKIKVNMGVGEAARDSKLIDGAVRDLTVITGQKPAVVRARKSIAQFKLREGMPIGAHVTLRGDRMWEFLDRLLSLALPRIRDFRGLSPKQFDGNGNYTFGLTEQVMFHEIDQDKVDRQRGMDITVVTTAKTDDQGRALLKLLGFPFKEA, from the coding sequence ATGACCGCGAACACCACTGAGTCCGTCGAGACCGGACGGCCGATTCCGCGCCTCAAGCAGCGCTACCGCGAAGAGATCATCGCGAAGCTGAACGAGCAGTTCGGGTTCGAGAACATCATGCTGGTCCCCACGATCACCAAGATCAAGGTGAACATGGGTGTCGGCGAGGCCGCGCGCGACTCGAAGCTCATCGACGGCGCCGTCCGCGACCTCACCGTGATCACCGGTCAGAAGCCGGCCGTCGTCCGGGCCCGCAAGTCCATCGCCCAGTTCAAGCTGCGCGAGGGCATGCCGATCGGTGCGCACGTCACGCTGCGCGGTGACCGCATGTGGGAGTTCCTCGACCGGCTGCTGTCGCTGGCGCTGCCGCGTATCCGTGACTTCCGCGGCCTGTCGCCCAAGCAGTTCGACGGCAACGGCAACTACACCTTCGGTCTCACCGAGCAGGTCATGTTCCACGAGATCGACCAGGACAAGGTCGACCGTCAGCGTGGTATGGACATCACGGTCGTGACCACCGCTAAGACCGACGACCAGGGCCGGGCGCTGCTGAAGCTCCTCGGTTTCCCCTTCAAGGAGGCCTGA
- the rpsE gene encoding 30S ribosomal protein S5, whose product MAGAPRRGGAAGGERRDGRRDDRRGGSADKGVSYIERVVKINRVAKVVKGGRRFSFTALVIVGDGNGMVGVGYGKAKEVPAAIAKGVEEAKKHFFRVPRIQGTIPHIVQGEEAAGVVFLRPASPGTGVIAGGPVRAVLECAGIHDVLSKSLGSDNPINIVHATVAALKGLSRPEEIAARRGLPIEDVAPKAMLKARAEGIAEAAAAKAVS is encoded by the coding sequence ATGGCTGGAGCTCCGCGTCGCGGTGGCGCCGCCGGTGGCGAGCGGCGTGACGGTCGTCGTGACGATCGCCGCGGTGGCAGCGCTGACAAGGGCGTCTCGTACATCGAGCGCGTCGTAAAGATCAACCGAGTGGCCAAGGTCGTGAAGGGTGGTCGTCGCTTCAGCTTCACCGCCCTCGTCATCGTCGGTGACGGCAACGGCATGGTCGGCGTCGGCTACGGCAAGGCCAAGGAAGTCCCCGCGGCCATCGCCAAGGGCGTCGAAGAGGCCAAGAAGCACTTCTTCCGGGTGCCCCGCATCCAGGGCACCATCCCGCACATCGTGCAGGGTGAAGAGGCCGCGGGTGTCGTCTTCCTCCGTCCGGCCTCGCCCGGTACCGGCGTCATCGCCGGTGGCCCGGTGCGCGCCGTGCTGGAGTGCGCCGGCATCCACGACGTGCTGTCCAAGTCGCTCGGCTCGGACAACCCGATCAACATCGTGCACGCCACCGTGGCCGCTCTGAAGGGCCTCAGCCGCCCCGAGGAGATCGCGGCCCGCCGTGGCCTGCCGATCGAGGATGTCGCCCCCAAGGCCATGCTCAAGGCTCGCGCCGAGGGTATCGCGGAGGCCGCGGCGGCTAAGGCGGTGAGCTAG
- the rplR gene encoding 50S ribosomal protein L18 translates to MAGKTAFGKHTAARAVSRARRHGRVRKKVVGTAARPRMVVNRSTRHLFVQIVDDAQGHTLVSASTMESSLRADSGAKTDKAKQVGELLAQRAKAAGITAVVFDRGGNRYAGRIAALADSAREGGLEF, encoded by the coding sequence ATGGCTGGCAAGACTGCGTTCGGCAAGCACACGGCCGCCCGCGCCGTCTCGCGGGCCCGCCGCCACGGCCGAGTCCGCAAGAAGGTGGTCGGTACGGCCGCGCGCCCGCGCATGGTCGTCAACCGCTCCACGCGACACCTGTTCGTGCAGATCGTCGACGACGCCCAGGGCCACACGCTGGTGAGCGCCTCCACCATGGAGTCCTCCCTGCGCGCGGACTCCGGCGCGAAGACCGACAAGGCGAAGCAGGTCGGCGAGCTTCTCGCTCAGCGGGCCAAGGCCGCCGGGATCACCGCGGTCGTGTTCGACCGTGGCGGAAACCGTTACGCGGGTCGCATCGCGGCCCTCGCGGACAGCGCCCGTGAAGGCGGGCTGGAGTTCTGA
- the rpsH gene encoding 30S ribosomal protein S8: MTMTDPIADMLTRLRNANSAYHDTVAMPYSKIKAHIAEILQQEGYIQAWSVEDAKVGKNLVVELKFGPSRERSLAGLRRVSKPGLRVYAKKDNLPRVLGGLGVAIISTSGGLMTDKQAGKRGVGGEVLAFVW; the protein is encoded by the coding sequence ATGACGATGACCGACCCGATCGCAGACATGCTCACGCGTCTGCGAAACGCGAACTCGGCGTACCACGACACCGTGGCGATGCCGTACTCGAAGATCAAGGCGCACATCGCCGAGATCCTCCAGCAGGAGGGTTACATTCAGGCCTGGAGCGTCGAGGACGCCAAGGTCGGCAAGAACCTCGTGGTGGAGCTCAAGTTCGGGCCGAGCCGTGAGCGTTCCCTCGCGGGCCTGCGCCGGGTTTCCAAGCCCGGCCTGCGGGTCTACGCGAAGAAGGACAACCTGCCCCGAGTCCTGGGCGGACTGGGCGTCGCGATCATCTCGACGTCCGGCGGGCTCATGACGGACAAGCAGGCCGGCAAGCGTGGAGTGGGCGGGGAAGTCCTCGCCTTCGTTTGGTAG
- the secY gene encoding preprotein translocase subunit SecY codes for MLTAFTRAFRTPDLRKKLLFTLGIIALFRLGSVLPTPGVNNENIARCLQQAQAGDSGNIYGMVQLFSGGALLKLSVFALGIMPYITASIILQLLVVVIPRLEALKKEGQAGQTKITQYTRYLTIGLAILQSTAFIALARSGQLFPQCREDVLMDKDNVFLIVTMVITMTAGTAVIMWLGELVTDRGVGNGMSILIFTSVVATFPSELLNIARQKGIFVFAVVIVTGIAMIALVVMVEQAQRRVPVQYAKRMVGRRMYGGTSTYIPLKVNQAGIIPVIFASSLLYLPQLVTTLFANSQEEPNAVVQWIQQNLVTGDTPAYMITFFLLIVFFTYFYVSITFNPVEVADNMKKYGGFIPGIRPGRPTAEYLNYVLTRLTAPGALYLGLISMVPIVALALVGASQNFPFGGTSILIMVGVGLDTVKQIESQLQQRNYEGFLK; via the coding sequence GTGCTGACCGCGTTTACCCGAGCGTTCCGTACGCCGGACCTGCGCAAGAAGTTGCTCTTCACACTGGGCATCATCGCGCTGTTCCGGCTCGGCTCGGTTCTTCCGACTCCGGGTGTCAACAACGAAAACATCGCCCGATGCCTCCAGCAGGCACAGGCGGGTGATTCCGGCAACATCTACGGCATGGTGCAGCTGTTCAGCGGTGGCGCCTTGCTGAAGCTGTCGGTGTTCGCACTCGGCATCATGCCGTACATCACCGCGAGCATCATCCTTCAGCTTCTGGTGGTGGTGATCCCGCGCCTGGAAGCCCTCAAGAAGGAGGGGCAGGCCGGCCAGACCAAGATCACCCAGTATACGCGTTATCTGACGATCGGGCTGGCGATCCTCCAGTCGACCGCCTTCATCGCCCTCGCGCGCAGCGGGCAGCTGTTCCCGCAGTGCCGGGAAGACGTCCTGATGGACAAGGACAACGTCTTCCTGATCGTCACGATGGTGATCACGATGACCGCGGGCACGGCCGTCATCATGTGGCTGGGCGAGCTGGTCACCGACCGCGGCGTCGGCAACGGCATGTCCATCCTGATCTTCACCTCGGTGGTCGCGACCTTCCCGTCCGAGCTGCTGAACATCGCCCGTCAGAAGGGCATCTTCGTCTTCGCCGTGGTGATCGTGACCGGTATCGCGATGATCGCCCTGGTGGTCATGGTCGAGCAGGCCCAGCGCCGGGTGCCGGTGCAGTACGCCAAGCGCATGGTCGGCCGCCGGATGTACGGCGGGACCTCGACCTACATCCCGCTGAAGGTGAACCAGGCCGGCATCATCCCGGTCATCTTCGCCTCCTCGCTGCTCTACCTGCCGCAGCTCGTCACGACGCTGTTCGCCAACTCCCAGGAAGAGCCGAACGCGGTCGTCCAGTGGATCCAGCAGAACCTGGTCACGGGCGATACTCCGGCCTATATGATCACTTTCTTCCTGCTGATCGTCTTCTTCACCTACTTCTACGTGTCCATTACCTTCAACCCCGTTGAAGTCGCCGACAACATGAAGAAGTACGGTGGGTTCATCCCGGGCATCCGTCCGGGCCGGCCGACGGCTGAGTACTTGAACTACGTGCTCACGCGACTCACTGCTCCCGGTGCGCTCTATCTGGGCCTGATCTCCATGGTGCCGATCGTCGCACTGGCGCTCGTCGGCGCGAGTCAGAACTTCCCGTTCGGAGGGACGAGCATTCTGATCATGGTTGGTGTCGGCCTTGACACGGTGAAGCAGATCGAGAGCCAGCTTCAGCAGCGCAACTACGAAGGCTTCCTGAAGTAG
- the rpsQ gene encoding 30S ribosomal protein S17, with the protein MAETAESTSTTRNYRKTREGLVVSDKMDKTVVVAVEDRVKHPLYGKVIRRTTKYKAHDEANACGVGDRVLLMETRPLSASKRWRVIEILEKAK; encoded by the coding sequence ATGGCTGAGACAGCTGAGAGCACGAGCACGACGCGGAACTACCGCAAGACCCGTGAGGGTCTGGTCGTCAGCGACAAGATGGACAAGACTGTTGTCGTCGCTGTCGAGGACCGCGTCAAGCACCCCTTGTACGGCAAGGTCATCCGTCGGACGACCAAGTACAAGGCGCACGACGAGGCCAACGCCTGCGGCGTCGGCGACCGCGTCCTCCTGATGGAGACCCGGCCGCTGTCGGCCAGCAAGCGCTGGCGGGTCATCGAGATCCTCGAGAAGGCCAAGTAA
- the rplO gene encoding 50S ribosomal protein L15, translated as MAENSPLRIHHLRPAPGANKSKVRKGRGEASKGKTAGRGTKGTTARNKVPLGFEGGQVPLQRRLPKMKGFSNALFKTTYQVVNLDKLGELFPEGGDVTVETLVAKGAVRKRQLVKVLGTGEISVALNVQAHAFSASAKEKIAAAGGSVSEL; from the coding sequence ATGGCAGAGAACAGTCCGCTCCGTATCCACCACCTGCGTCCGGCCCCCGGCGCCAACAAGTCGAAGGTCCGCAAGGGCCGCGGCGAGGCGTCCAAGGGCAAGACCGCCGGTCGTGGCACCAAGGGCACGACGGCCCGGAACAAGGTTCCCCTCGGCTTCGAGGGTGGCCAGGTCCCGCTCCAGCGCCGCCTGCCCAAGATGAAGGGCTTCTCCAACGCCCTGTTCAAGACGACCTACCAGGTCGTCAACCTGGACAAGCTCGGCGAGCTGTTCCCCGAGGGTGGCGACGTCACCGTCGAGACGCTGGTCGCCAAGGGCGCGGTCCGCAAGCGGCAGCTCGTGAAGGTTCTGGGAACCGGCGAGATCTCCGTGGCGTTGAACGTGCAGGCGCACGCCTTCTCCGCCAGTGCGAAGGAGAAGATCGCCGCTGCCGGGGGCTCCGTCTCCGAGCTGTAG
- the rplX gene encoding 50S ribosomal protein L24, whose amino-acid sequence MPKLHVKKGDLVQVIAGKDKGAKGRVIAALPREERVVVEGVNMIKKHSKETNQGPRGAKTGGVQTMEAPIHVSNVKKLKDDEKPAKKESAKAASDESGEDN is encoded by the coding sequence ATGCCGAAGCTCCACGTGAAGAAGGGTGACCTGGTCCAGGTCATCGCCGGCAAGGACAAGGGTGCCAAGGGTCGTGTGATCGCCGCCCTCCCGCGCGAGGAGCGCGTGGTGGTCGAAGGCGTCAACATGATCAAGAAGCACTCCAAGGAGACCAACCAGGGCCCGCGTGGCGCCAAGACCGGCGGCGTGCAGACCATGGAGGCTCCCATCCACGTGAGCAACGTCAAGAAGCTCAAGGATGACGAGAAGCCTGCCAAGAAGGAGTCGGCCAAGGCCGCCTCTGACGAGTCGGGTGAGGACAACTGA
- the rplN gene encoding 50S ribosomal protein L14, with amino-acid sequence MIQQESRLKVADNTGAKEVLCIRVLGGSGRRYAGIGDIIVATVKDAIPGGTVKKGDVVKAVIVRTVKERRRPDGSYIRFDENAAVIIKDSGDPRGTRIFGPVGRELRDKKFMRIISLAPEVL; translated from the coding sequence GTGATCCAGCAGGAGTCGCGACTCAAGGTCGCCGACAACACGGGAGCGAAGGAAGTCCTTTGCATCCGTGTCCTCGGTGGCTCGGGTCGGCGCTACGCGGGAATCGGCGACATCATCGTCGCCACGGTCAAGGACGCCATTCCTGGCGGCACCGTGAAGAAGGGCGACGTCGTCAAGGCGGTCATCGTCCGTACTGTCAAGGAGCGCCGCCGGCCCGACGGCTCCTACATCCGCTTCGACGAGAACGCCGCCGTCATCATCAAGGACAGCGGTGACCCTCGTGGCACGCGTATCTTCGGCCCCGTCGGACGTGAGCTGCGTGACAAGAAGTTCATGCGCATCATCTCGCTCGCGCCGGAGGTGTTGTAA
- the rpmD gene encoding 50S ribosomal protein L30: MARLKITQVRSKIGGKQNQRDSLRSLGLKRIGDVVVKEDRPEIRGMVSVVTHLVTVEEVD, encoded by the coding sequence ATGGCACGCCTGAAGATCACTCAGGTCCGCTCGAAGATCGGTGGCAAGCAGAACCAGCGCGACTCGCTGCGCTCGCTCGGTCTGAAGCGAATCGGCGACGTCGTCGTCAAGGAGGACCGCCCGGAGATCCGCGGCATGGTCTCCGTGGTGACGCACCTCGTCACCGTGGAAGAGGTCGACTGA